GCTGCCTTCAGATCCTAGCCGCAGGGCTCTTCCTTCCTGGATCTGTTGGTATCACTGATCCCTGCGAGAGCGGAAACTTCAGAGTCCACACAGTTATGACCCTCGAACAGCAGGTGAGCTGCCTTGTCTGCTGCGGGAGAAGGGACTACAACCTCTCCATGCTCTTAGACTATTCCCACCCCCACAGGACATGGTGTGCTACACTGCGCAGACGCTTGTCCGGATTCTTTCTCATGGAGGCTACAGGAAAATCCTTGGCCAAGAGGGTGACGCCAGCTGTAAGTGGGGTCCGTGCAACACGTGGGTCTTCCTCCACGCAGGCTGTCAATGTCTTGGTGGGTGAACGGGACTGGTTTTCTGTGTTGCTGGAGAAAGTTAAGGGCTTCAAGGAGAAGTGACTCAATAAACCCCAGAGCAGTGGGGAGGTGAAGCTGGCGAGGTGGGGTGTCGTGCTTCCCCCCGCCTGTCCTGGGGCTCGTCCACGCTGCTCAGGGTCACCCCAAGACTGTTTTTGCAGACCTGGCTTCTGAAATGTCCACGTGGGATGGAGTGATAGTGACGCCTTCCGAGAAGGCTTACGAGAAACctccagagaagaaagaaggagaagaggaagaagagaatcAGGAAGAACCCGCTACaggcgaggaggaggaaagcatggAGACGCAGGAGTGACTCATGCAGGTAAAGCTTGTTGGTACTGTTgcctgggagaaggcagctccGGGCAAGGGAGGGAACGGTTCGGGCTGCCTCCACCCTGGGGCAGTGCTCCCTCCCTCGGCAGTCTGTCTCTTCCCCCTGCAGTGGGACTCCCCACCGCTGGGTGCCACTGGCTGAAGGATGTGAAGAACCGAGCAGAGGACTAAGCCCATTCTCAGTGAACACAACCAGCTAACGTGACCTGTCCCTTGTATGTGTTTTTATAAGTTGCACATTAAAGCGTTCACCCATTTCGAGTGCATCCTGTTTGTTTAGGTAGAAGATGCACATTATAGAAGGGAGCCAGAAAAACGTCTTAACAGCAGGAGATGGTTCCAGAACTTGAAGAACCCCATCTGGGCATGCTAAACCCCACACCTGTGCTCTCTGCTGGCAGCATCTGCTTGGTTCTGCTTTCCCCCAGGCACATCAATGTCAGGCTACGGCTGTGATGTGGGAGTGCTACACACTCACAATGCTGCAGCTGTGACACAGGAACATTACAGACTCATGACGCTGCCTCACCATCCCATAAGCAACACGGGGTCACTTTTATTACGGTGCCTACAAATCTGGAAATACAATTCAGGGTTCCCTGGttccttcagctgcagctgaagagctgcagcctCACTGCAGGACTTCTCACTCCATCCTGTGCTGTGGATGCTCAGGAGAGCGCTGCTACAAACAGGGATACCTGCTCCCCTCACCAGTGGCCCACTCTGTTCGCTGTTCTTATGGGGACACTCCTGCTCCGGCCCAGCTCACAGGGCTGTTGGCACAGCTGTGGTGTGAGTCAGATCCGGCCCAGCGCTGCCACAGTGGCCTCACTTGCCTGGCAGGCTGTGGGGGTAGCCCCCCGCTGCCTCCAGCATGGCCTTCCTCCGCACCGTCTCCTTGGCCACACTGTGGTTCAGTCTCCGCAGCCGTTCCTgcaaggaggagcagcagccgTCAGGATGGGGTCTGGGATCCCCCAAAACGCTGCAGCTCCCAACCCCCCTGGGGTCCCCGTGCTGACCTGGGCGTTCTGCAGGATGTTGTTGACCAGCACCACCCTGCGCCGGGCATTCAGCAGCTTCTTCACGTAGGGGTCGAGGTCCAGTGCCACTTTCTGGTCCTCGTTGATGCGGCACAGCTCTGAGGAGAGAGCGGGAGCAGGCCCAGGGTGCCACAGACCCCCAGGGAATGTGGGGCAAACCCTACTGTGCGCCCACAGCCAGGCTGCGgagctgacccccccccccccccatgtctcACCTGTGGCCAGGCTGTCGATGTGCTCCCGCAGCTCCACCTGGCTCTCCCTGTGGAGGGGATGGCTCACTGACCAAGATAAAACCCTCgaccccagccccacaggcccccaccccaccccacccctacTCCCCCTCCAACAAAGAACCTGTGCCCCCAGCTGCCCCTAACTCCCTCCCAGTCCaaatgctcccccccccccaacttgttACCTGCACACCCTCTCAACCATCCTTAACTCTCTCCAACTCACCTACATGCCCCGCCCGCCTctaaccccccccccaagcctgggGACCTGCCCCCAACAGCACCAACTCCTGCGGCCCCTCGGCCCAGCTACGAACCCCTCAATTCCCCACCCAGGCACCCCTAAGCCCCTCCCCAGATGCTCCGAAAGCCCTTCATCCCAGCCCAAAACTGTCCCCCCCtcagtccgtcccccccccccccgcccgtccGCACCTGCCCCTCAGCCCCGCTTCCGCCGCGGCACCTGCTCTTCAGCCCCCCTCAGCCCCGCTCCCGCTGTTCACCCTCAGGCGCCCCGGGCCCCGCTCCCGGTTCCCGGACCTGACGGCGTGGACATGTCCGTCGAGCTGCCGCACCGCCGGCCGCAAAAACTGCAGCAAACCCTCGGCGAACAGCTCCCGCGCCGCCGgaccgccgctccccgccgccatCTTGACGCCGCCGACGCCGCGGGGGCCGCTGGGAAACGGCGGCAAGCGCAGAGGCCGCCGGGAAGTGGAGTCCGCTCCGGTGGCGGGATGAGGCACTTCGGCGCTGCGCCGCGGGGGCCGCTCGGAAATGTAGTCCTGGGGGCATAACTGCAGCCACAGCCCGCACCCTCGGGAGCGCCGAGCACCCGCGAAAAGCGCAGAGCCAGGCAGCAAAGCCCAAACCCGTTCATTAAAGAACAGTTAAAACCAGTCCCCGCCGCACATTCTGGTacttttctgcttgttcttttttttttttggctttttcttacAAACATTAAATTAAAGAGGGGCAAGGATTAGCGCAGGGGGCTTGGCTCGGCGGCAGGCATGGTGTGCAGGACCTCGTccagcagctgcagggcacgaTGGAGGTGCACCTCGATCCAGCATGGCGTGTGCTTGATGCTCTGCCGGGGGTAGTCAGGCCCCCAGCCCTTGACAAAGCTCAGCCGCAGGATACACAACCGCCGCAGGTCATCCACGCCGATCCCTGCTGCCGCTGAAAGCCCTGCCCAGGAGGGACACGGCCATGGGTGGGGGATCCCCATGGCCATGAGGGTGCTATCCTCCCCACTTGGCCCAGCCCCAGGGGCTCGCTCACTCACCCACAGCGGGCGCGATGCCTCCCACTGAGCCGGGACCTGGGATGTTGCCAGCTACGgcagcagcctgggcagcagctgcagcctgggccGTGGCTGCTTGCTGCTGCATCTGGCGGTGGCACTGGCGCAAGTCAAATACCTGAGTGCAATATGGAGGGAACCCCTCAGCAGGGCAGCATGGGAG
Above is a genomic segment from Harpia harpyja isolate bHarHar1 chromosome 9, bHarHar1 primary haplotype, whole genome shotgun sequence containing:
- the SNAPIN gene encoding LOW QUALITY PROTEIN: SNARE-associated protein Snapin (The sequence of the model RefSeq protein was modified relative to this genomic sequence to represent the inferred CDS: deleted 1 base in 1 codon), with the translated sequence MPPGLHFRAAPAAQRRSASSRHRSGLHFPAASALPPFPSGPRGVGGVKMAAGSGGPAARELFAEGLLQFLRPAVRQLDGHVHAVRESQVELREHIDSLATELCRINEDQKVALDLDPYVKKLLNARRRVVLVNNILQNAQERLRRLNHSVAKETVRRKAMLEAAGGYPHSLPGK